In Myxococcales bacterium, a genomic segment contains:
- a CDS encoding ABC transporter ATP-binding protein has protein sequence MPHSQMRFIKTMKSYGLFTPATVVAIAFSAIFSALAFLLWVPAPEMARLLIDFAASEKNIRMMNACIAVSALSILASSALNFFALHLGTISSRQLSSTLSKKFFECAIANPESVSSCEEKERTIDLISHMPDRIASFLAGSLPRAFARGLGFFIISAMLWRIDPVISLMGFSAIFIRGMEENICQKLKISSFFEGVRSQRALEKRICERMEAAESVRAFAQAESESSAVATLLRRRDMAAIKSEVLEALCRLSSSPALKIWGLTVAWYTAYRLASGAITAGMALAAAIYTALLLTHLLHAKDFMLSFRAYREAARTSSEILSSQEKIPSGDGGISFEDFNYPSSAEMGVLPVSTRGILAIVGASEDEAKKFTGSMIRNLAEDETAAMVSENEISEISFGKVGEKIGFLSQKAVIFDGSIMENILYGSQQKERGDAIRAAQTVGADEFIEKLPGGYDTEAGPGGAYLSAMERNLVAMARVLLKDPSIIIFQEQDRLEELRNEYKFGETIVAISKTKKVIILASKLQSLKMADEIAFFSGGKISERGSFESLLKNSDEFRNYVSENFGSSKSFEHELLVEMERNARYGSKFSVAVIVITPKSIHPPEATPNEGDRIIDAAAAALSYIIRIVDSSAKTGKNSLAILLPEIDLDHLKQFSKRIRCSLPEKMKEFCKSVCPESLSIKLAGTCVVEKTNLSPEELIGMLTKIISESQNEDTTMIFPQSKAETGES, from the coding sequence TTGATCGACTTTGCGGCATCGGAAAAAAATATAAGGATGATGAATGCGTGCATAGCGGTATCGGCGCTCTCCATCCTAGCATCCTCCGCGCTCAATTTCTTCGCGCTGCACCTTGGCACAATATCCTCGAGGCAGCTGTCATCAACCCTTTCCAAGAAATTCTTTGAATGCGCTATAGCAAATCCCGAAAGCGTATCCTCGTGCGAAGAAAAGGAGAGGACGATAGATCTCATATCGCATATGCCGGACCGGATAGCCTCTTTTCTCGCGGGTTCGCTGCCCAGAGCTTTTGCAAGAGGGCTCGGCTTTTTTATCATCTCAGCCATGCTCTGGAGAATCGATCCCGTCATATCGTTGATGGGATTTTCCGCGATATTCATCCGCGGGATGGAGGAAAACATCTGCCAGAAGCTGAAGATATCCTCCTTTTTCGAAGGCGTGCGCTCACAGAGAGCGCTCGAAAAAAGAATCTGCGAACGGATGGAGGCGGCTGAATCGGTAAGGGCCTTTGCGCAGGCGGAAAGCGAAAGCTCGGCCGTCGCTACGCTCCTTCGGCGACGGGATATGGCTGCGATAAAATCCGAGGTGCTGGAAGCGCTCTGCAGGCTATCATCATCTCCGGCCTTGAAGATATGGGGATTGACCGTGGCATGGTACACGGCCTACCGGCTGGCATCCGGCGCGATTACTGCAGGAATGGCACTGGCTGCTGCCATCTATACGGCCCTTCTTTTAACTCACCTGCTTCATGCGAAGGACTTCATGCTCTCGTTTCGCGCATACAGGGAGGCGGCAAGAACTTCTTCCGAGATTCTGTCAAGCCAGGAAAAAATTCCTTCCGGCGATGGCGGGATATCCTTCGAAGATTTCAATTATCCTTCCTCCGCTGAGATGGGCGTGCTGCCCGTCTCAACAAGGGGAATACTTGCAATAGTCGGCGCATCTGAGGACGAGGCAAAAAAATTTACGGGATCGATGATCAGGAACCTCGCCGAAGATGAAACGGCAGCGATGGTCAGCGAAAACGAGATTTCTGAAATCAGCTTCGGAAAGGTTGGAGAGAAAATAGGCTTTCTGTCGCAAAAAGCGGTAATCTTCGACGGCTCCATCATGGAAAACATCCTGTACGGAAGCCAGCAGAAAGAGCGCGGCGACGCGATACGCGCGGCTCAAACGGTAGGCGCGGATGAATTCATAGAAAAATTGCCGGGAGGGTACGACACCGAGGCAGGCCCCGGCGGAGCGTATCTTTCGGCGATGGAAAGAAACCTCGTGGCGATGGCGAGGGTTCTGCTCAAAGACCCGTCCATCATAATTTTTCAGGAACAGGATCGGCTGGAAGAACTGAGAAACGAATACAAATTCGGCGAAACTATAGTCGCAATTTCCAAAACCAAGAAGGTGATAATTCTTGCCTCCAAGCTGCAGTCGCTGAAGATGGCCGATGAGATAGCTTTTTTCAGCGGCGGGAAAATATCCGAGCGCGGTTCCTTTGAATCGCTCCTGAAAAATTCAGATGAGTTCAGGAACTATGTCTCGGAAAATTTCGGGAGCTCCAAATCTTTTGAGCACGAACTGTTGGTGGAAATGGAAAGAAATGCCAGATATGGTTCTAAATTTTCCGTAGCGGTCATTGTGATAACGCCAAAATCTATCCACCCGCCGGAGGCGACACCCAATGAGGGCGATAGAATCATCGACGCGGCGGCGGCAGCCCTGTCATACATTATACGGATAGTGGATAGCAGCGCAAAAACCGGCAAAAACTCGCTAGCCATCCTCCTCCCTGAAATAGACCTCGATCATTTAAAACAATTTTCGAAACGGATAAGGTGCTCTCTCCCGGAGAAGATGAAGGAGTTCTGCAAATCAGTCTGTCCGGAATCCCTATCTATAAAATTGGCGGGGACATGTGTTGTCGAAAAGACGAATCTCTCTCCGGAAGAATTGATAGGCATGCTGACAAAAATAATTTCTGAAAGTCAAAATGAAGATACAACTATGATATTTCCACAGTCGAAAGCTGAAACCGGGGAGAGCTGA